In one Arenibacter antarcticus genomic region, the following are encoded:
- a CDS encoding DUF5712 family protein has protein sequence MYRGSESTFNGKVVKRRFSRDQFYKSTEKRVDAMFKYNRNFVVN, from the coding sequence ATATATAGGGGGTCGGAATCGACTTTTAACGGAAAGGTGGTCAAACGGAGATTTAGTCGTGACCAATTCTATAAAAGTACCGAAAAAAGAGTTGATGCCATGTTTAAATACAATAGAAATTTTGTAGTGAACTAG
- a CDS encoding RNA polymerase sigma factor: protein MLNTYSDNSEFINALKSGDSKAYTLLVDMYHHRLCLYAYSLIKNQKSAEDIVQNVIIRTWKKRNLLNCDFEIRSFLYKSVHNEFIDEHRKQKLVVPLEEKYIKALTTIIEDEDECALERKIELVKREIQNLPPKCKEIFILSKQDGLTNLEISEYKNVSVKSVEAHITKAFTILRKSIGDEVDIVMFLLVRKLNSNLRQIRKE, encoded by the coding sequence ATGCTTAACACCTATTCGGATAACTCAGAATTTATTAATGCTTTGAAATCTGGTGACTCCAAAGCCTATACTTTACTTGTTGATATGTACCATCATAGGCTTTGCCTTTATGCCTATAGTCTCATAAAAAATCAAAAATCGGCAGAAGATATTGTACAAAATGTTATTATCCGTACTTGGAAGAAACGAAACCTATTAAATTGTGATTTTGAAATTAGAAGTTTTTTGTATAAATCGGTTCATAATGAATTTATCGATGAACATCGCAAACAAAAATTGGTTGTTCCCCTTGAAGAAAAATATATTAAAGCGCTTACAACTATTATTGAAGATGAAGATGAGTGCGCTTTGGAACGTAAAATAGAATTAGTAAAACGAGAAATTCAAAATCTACCTCCCAAATGTAAAGAAATATTCATTCTCAGTAAACAGGATGGACTTACTAACCTAGAAATTTCAGAGTATAAAAATGTTTCCGTAAAATCGGTTGAAGCCCATATAACTAAGGCCTTTACTATTCTCAGAAAATCAATTGGAGATGAAGTAGATATCGTTATGTTTCTATTAGTTCGAAAACTCAACAGTAATCTGCGCCAAATTAGAAAGGAATAA